Proteins found in one Drosophila busckii strain San Diego stock center, stock number 13000-0081.31 chromosome 2R, ASM1175060v1, whole genome shotgun sequence genomic segment:
- the LOC108594719 gene encoding uncharacterized protein LOC108594719 — MEEEALDQGGNLQPRRGNYPPPNSATPKRGSPPRHSTPREAGVFTPQVVGGTTTTRTTLGPGGSAMHSNARASGQRASTTRPRAASKGLTLPRPGEPGGMDDPLRQGLSGAGNRWYLRYLERGLKPEEARRKAGEHKCKNVQPVAKAGGEETGGRKRQLHQTSPQENPKAVPKKPKGRGESHAEVGQAPSQSMKRPRVSYASATKSVKVGITATDYPSRLLAKEELTSVETMLIRELRKGWSTSLNFNNIRFRPGLIIVECRDDNTRDWLLQELEVVSAHLPRSSGEEEQTSVDLLKRQNSDLLPDTWTVLKCTDTSGGKLVTLGVEQPALLLLQQNGMLLSYRFGQLPCRLHKKKGAAATATPTAGPSTEVAVPDAVNTAEREALAELEAEVDSASLGGLDLEGLQVGESEDGKSEDEQTLVPDSLDDSLELSEEEPVL; from the exons ATGGAAGAGGAGGCTCTGGACCAGGGTGGTAACCTCCAACCGCGCAGGGGCAATTACCCTCCACCCAACAGTGCCACGCCCAAGCGGGGCTCGCCCCCTAGGCACAGCACTCCACGGGAGGCAGGGGTTTTCACACCCCAAGTGGTTGGTGGTACAACTACCACACGGACGACGTTAGGGCCGGGCGGGAGTGCGATGCATAGCAACGCACGAGCTTCAGGTCAGCGGGCCAGCACCACTAGACCGAGAGCTGCGTCGAAGGGCTTAACTCTGCCGAGACCGGGGGAGCCAGGTGGCATGGACGATCCGCTGAGGCAAGGACTTAGCGGAGCCGGCAACAGATGGTACCTAAGGTATCTCGAGCGGGGCCTAAAGCCGGAGGAGGCCCGACGCAAAGCCGGAGAGcacaaatgtaaaaatgtGCAACCAGTGGCCAAGGCGGGGGGGGAGGAAACGGGTGGGCGCAAGCGTCAGCTGCACCAAACGTCGCCACAAGAAAACCCCAAGGCAGTCCCCAAAAAGCCCAAGGGTAGGGGCGAGAGTCATGCAGAGGTCGGGCAAGCACCGTCCCAGAGCATGAAGAGACCGCGGGTGTCTTACGCCAGTGCCACCAAATCAGTAAAGGTGGGCATCACGGCCACTGACTACCCAAGTAGACTGCTGGCCAAGGAAGAATTGACCAGCGTAGAGACGATGTTGATCAGGGAGTTGAGGAAAGGGTGGAGTACCAGCCTCAATTTCAACAACATCAGATTCAGGCCTGGTCTGATAATAGTTGAATGCCGGGACGACAATACCAGGGACTGGCTG CTTCAGGAACTAGAGGTAGTCTCAGCTCACTTACCGCGGTCATCAGGCGAAGAGGAGCAAACGTCCGTGGACCTGTTGAAGAGGCAGAACTCTGACCTTCTCCCGGACACCTGGACGGTGCTCAAATGCACCGACACAAGTGGGGGAAAGCTGGTGACCCTGGGTGTAGAGCAGCCTGCTCTACTGTTGCTCCAGCAAAACGGTATGCTCTTGAGCTACCGTTTTGGCCAGCTCCCATGTCGGCTGCACAAGAAAAAgggcgcagcagcgacagcgacaccCACAGCCGGGCCTAGCACCGAAGTGGCTGTCCCCGATGCAGTCAACACGGCCGAGAGGGAGGCATTAGCTGAACTCGAGGCTGAGGTTGACAGCGCATCACTGGGAGGCCTAGACCTGGAAGGGCTACAGGTGGGAGAGTCGGAGGACGGCAAATCCGAAGACGAGCAGACGCTCGTCCCAGACAGCCTGGACGACAGTCTAGAGCTGTCGGAGGAGGAGCCAGTCCTTTAA
- the LOC117134684 gene encoding uncharacterized protein LOC117134684, with protein MNSHLRSLNSMATTQEILDGLLIHLVTSKLDQNAQEKWEEGLQSSKLLKWTDMAAFMEKRCRMLENLEYAMVTQAPGKQDCSNSGSHQGYEMAPRTNRCQSG; from the exons ATGAATTCGCATTTACGCTCTCTTAATTCGATGGCAACCACGCAGGAGATTTTGGATGGCTTGTTAATTCACTTGGTCACCTCGAAGCTGGATCAAAATGCGCAGGAGAAATGGGAGGAAGGATTGCAATCGAGCAAGCTGCTGAAGTGGACGGATATGGCAGCCTTCATGGAAAAAAGATGCCGTATGCTGGAAAATTTGGAATATGCCATGGTAACCCAAGCACCGGGCAAGCAG GATTGCTCAAATTCAGGATCGCACCAAGGATATGAAATGGCACCACGTACCAACCGATGTCAATCCGGCTGA
- the LOC117134706 gene encoding LOW QUALITY PROTEIN: glyoxylate reductase/hydroxypyruvate reductase (The sequence of the model RefSeq protein was modified relative to this genomic sequence to represent the inferred CDS: substituted 3 bases at 3 genomic stop codons) — MSVGHEHIDLGECKERGIRIGYTPDTXTDATAELTLALLLTTCRRLFEANKQVYNSGWXSWSPMWMFGQGLKNCNVXKIVMLVSLVSVKKEIAARIKSFKPAQITYTTRTERAKEAALVNACRVDFDQILSSSDFIIVCCALTSETKKIFNAAAFEKMKPNCIFISRSRGGVVDQTELFNALHSKKILAAGLDVTTPEPLPQDHPLLKLKNVVMLPHIDSADIETRKEM; from the coding sequence ATGTCCGTTGGACATGAGCATATTGACCTAGGGGAATGTAAGGAACGTGGCATACGGATCGGCTACACGCCAGACACTTAAACCGATGCAACGGCAGAGCtaactttggctttgctgtTGACAACCTGCCGACGACTAtttgaagcaaacaaacaggTGTACAACAGCGGCTGGTAATCATGGTCACCGATGTGGATGTTTGGACAGggattaaaaaattgtaatgtttaaaaaattgtaatgttGGTCTCTTTGGTTTCGGTAAAAAAAGAGATAGCGGCGCGTATAAAGTCTTTCAAACCAGCGCAGATAACTTACACAACCCGGACGGAGCGAGCAAAAGAGGCTGCACTTGTTAATGCCTGCAGGGTCGATTTTGACCAAATATTGAGTTCTTCGGATTTTATTATAGTCTGCTGCGCCTTGACTTCTGAAACGAAGAAGATCTttaatgcagctgcatttgagaAAATGAAGCCAAACTGCATTTTTATCAGCAGATCTCGTGGTGGTGTAGTTGATCAAACAGAGCTTTTCAACGCGCTTCATTCTAAgaaaattttagctgctggctTGGATGTCACTACTCCAGAGCCATTACCACAGGATCATCCGTtgctaaagttaaaaaatgttgtaatgtTACCGCATATTGATAGCGCAGATATTGAAACGCGTAAAGAAATG